aggctagaactcacaaccccaagatcgaaagttgcatgctgtactgactgagccagccaggtgcctctcctTACAGTCACTGAATGTTCATTCTTTCTACATTCATACTATCTATCACTGAATGCTAATGTTGGTGGTGCTTCAATTAGCACTGGAGATGGAGTATAAGCCAGCTATAATCCCTAGAAAATTCACAGTTTATTGGCGGGGGGGTTGACGGCCACAAAGCAATTACAACTTAGTGTAGAAAGTGCTGTGATTTGAAAATGTCCTGTGAAAAGAGGGCCACTGACTTTAAGGGTTTCTGGTTTCTGGGAAGAATTAAAGGCAGCACAGAGGAAGGGAACTTAAGTTCTGGGATGGGCTGGGGAATGGGAATCTACCAGTGAGGCAGGTAGTCTCTTCATGTTGCAGTTGGACATTGAATCTGTGAGAGGTTAAAGAACTTTTTAGCTATCACATAGATACCACCCCAAGAAACCTGATGTCAACATGGGAGTCTGGACTGCTAGCAGTGCTTTCTTCCTTGAATGGCCTCTTGTTAAAATTCCGCAGCTGAGCTGAGAGTTTGGTGCTGGTCTCTACTGTCTTTGTCTCTGAAGACAGAAACTCTATTGGTGATCCCCTTTTGGTGATTCCCTTCTGGTCATGGTGATCCTTGACCTGCTGAGCCTGCCCCAGTTGCTAGAGGAAGAAAGATTTGTGGTAGGAGTGGATGTCATGTCACTCTTAGTCTCAGAACCCAGGAACCTCACTGTAGGAGGGACTGTTTTGATACATACAGACCTCAGCCACCTTGGGTTAAGTCCAGCATGACTGAGGACAGTGTGCAAATCAGTCAGTGCACAATATTGGTGATGCCACAAGGTGTTGGAAGGCTGGATGTGGAGAAGAATGTGTCAGAGAATATGTGTGCCGTCTGGCCAGAgggtgttttgtgtttcttttgccACTAGGGGACATATGATAGGAGGTATTAGTGAAGAGAAGAACGGtgtatggatggaactagatccTTGGAAAGGGATGAGGTCACCAAGTGACCAAGTAGAAGGAGGgaattagaagaaggaaaaataagaatgaatgcTGAGAGTCAAGAGACATTTTTTCTGGTCTGAAGGGTAAGTGGAGAGGTTAGAATGATATTCTGCAAACCAAGAATGgacagagaacaaaaggaagtgggagggagagaagctgctGGCAAAAGACAGCTAAAAGCATTTAAAAGCCATACAGAGACCTGTAACATGGAAATAGCACCACTGTCCTTGCTGCCACCATCATCCAAGGAGGCATTCGTCTCCTAATAGGTGCCCCTTCTGCTGGTCTGCTCACACTAGTCCAACTTCTACATACAAAGTGACTTTACTTCCCAGTTGACTAATATTCCTGATGAGTCTCCATGGTCTGCAGGATAAACCCCCAAGTGCATAACCATCCCTCAGGAAGTGGTAATAAACTCTGCCTCTAGTTTTATCTTTGCTCTTCTGCCCTTTACTTCAGCTACAGTTGGGTGGATTTTCGTGGCTTTGTACACTCTTCTTACTTTTTGGAATGATCTTCCCTTCTTCTATACTTAAACTAACTTCTACTTATCTTTTAATATCCAGCTCACAAACTTTTCAGATTTGCAAGGGATTATTATGTAATTCATGCACTTGATGAAGCagtcttttgtttcatttcagatCACCCTACCCTAATCATTGCCTCCTCTGGTGACTTCATGGCTAATACACACAATGTGACTGAATTCATTTTCCTGGGACTTTCTCCCAATCAGAAGGTGCAGAAACTTTTCTTTGTGCTATTTCTGCTTTTGTACTTAGCAGTTGTGCTGGGGAATTTCCTCATTGTGCTCACGGTCATGACCAGCAGAAGTCTTGGTTCCcctatgtacttcttcctcagcTACCTGTCCTTTGTGGAGATCTCCTACTCCTCAACTATAGCTCCCAAACTCATCAAGGATTTGCTGGCTGAAAGGAAAGCAATTTCTCTGTGGGGCTGCATGACACAGCTTTTCTTTATGCACTTCTTTGGTGGCACTGAGATCTTCCTGCTCactgtgatggcctatgaccgctatgtggccatttgTAGGCCCCTCAACTATACCACTATCATGAACCGGCAGGTATGTGCTGTCCTGGTGGGAATGGCATGGGCTGGGGGCTTTGTGCATTCCTTTGCCCAAATCCTTTTAATCTTTCACTTGCCCTTCTGTGGTCCCAATGTGATTGACCACTATTTCTGCgacctccttcccctgctcaaaCTTGCCTGCTCTGACACCTTCCTAATTGGTCTGCTGATTGTTGCCAATGGAGGGACTTTGTCTGTGATCAGCTTTGTGATCATCTTAGCCTCCTATATGGCCATTTTGCTCCATCTGAGGACTCGAAGCTCTGAGGGGCGGAGCAAGGCCCTCTCCACCTGTGGGTCACATATCACTGTGGTTACCTTGTTCTTTGGGCCATGCATCTTCATCTATCTAAGGCCTTCTACCACCTTGTCTATAGACAAGACAGTGGCTGTATTCTACACAGTGATCACCCCACTCCTCAACCCTGTCATCTACTCCTTGAGAAATGCCGAAGTGAAGAAGGCCATGAAGAAGCTGTGGATCAGGACAATGAAGCTAGATAAGAAATAGAGGCCAAGTCTTGGCATTGATCGTGTGTGTGGAGGGGTGCTGAGTCCAAACTGAAGGGGCAGAATGAGATGAAGGAAAGTTCCCAGGGCTTTTATCTCTAGAGTAATTGTTGTTTCTAGAGTAATTCTAAGAGTCTCATCTTCAGAAACTCTTCTAATCACTTTTAAGATAATTCCTCTTATGGATGTTCTGTAACTTGATTAGGCATTTTATGTTAGATGTTTAGGTTGTTTCTAATCTTTTTCTGCTATAAATAACACTAtgggagtattttttttaaagatttatttatttgggaaagagtaAGGGTGAGGGGGAAGAGcgtagaaaggagagagagagaattcttgaAGGAGATCctgctctgagtgtggagcccaatgcagagcttaatcccaggaccctgagaacatgacctgagccaaaatcaggagtcggatccttaacggactgagtcacccagcagCCCCACTGtggaagtattctttttttttttctaatttatttatttattattattttttaataaacatataatgtatttttaaaaattttttatttcttttcagcgtaacagtattcattgtttttgcaccacacccagtgctccgtgcaatccgtgccctctctaatacccaccacctggttccttcacatataatgtatttttatccccaggggtataggtttgtgaatcaccaggtttacacacttcacagcactcaccatagcacataccctccccaatgtccataaccccacccccctctcccaacccccctccccccagcaaccctcagtttgttttgtgagattgagtcacttatggtttgtctccctcctgatccatcttgtttcatttattcttcttctaccccccaaaccccccaaactccctatgttgcatctccacttcctcatatcagggagatcatgtgagagttgtctttctctgattgacttatttcactaagcatgataccctctagttccatccacatcgttgcaaatggcaagatttcatttttttgatggctgtatagtattctgttatgtatatataccacatcttatttatcctttcatctgttgatggacatctaggttctttccatagttgggctattgtagacattgctgttagaaacattcaggtgcacgtgcccctttggatcactgcatttgtatctttggggtaaatacccagtagtgtgattgctgggtcatagggtaattctatcttcaactttttgaggaacctcccatgctgttttccagagtggctgcatcagcttgcattcccaccaacagtgtaggagggttcccctttctccgcatcctcaccagcatctgtcatttcctgacttgttaattttagccattttgactggtgtgaggtggtatctcattgtgattttgatttgtattttgtgGAAGTATTCTTGAACAGAATTCTGAAATTCTATTAGACTCACCTGTTACAGTAAATTTTCTGTGCTAAGAGGTATAATGATTTTTTATGTAGAGTGTTAAATTGATTCTATGAAAGATTGTAATAACCTTCCTTGTGAAAGTGCTCTTGACAACTTGAAAGTTGTCATTAAACACTTTCTTGATGGGAAACAAGATTTTACATAGTTTCAAAGTATCCCTCCACAAGATACTTACTAATTGCAAAAGGCAAAATATAACCCTATAGTAGAGAAAACTGGAAGAACGTCCTTTAAATAATTACTCAAGTAAACATCACTAGTATTGAGACTGGAGAGGCACATAATATAAATACTGTGGTTTTCTTACCCAAAATATATCATCCGAGTCTAACCATGACAAAGGCAAACCCCAATTGAAAAACATTCTGCAAAATTAATAGCCTGCATTCTTCAAAAGTATGAACAAGAGATTGAAGACTTAAAGATTCTGGATACAGCTATAGATAATTTAATGAGACCTGTGATCCTTGATTGGATTCTGTACTAAATGAAGGTCATTAGGGAGCACAAGTTGTGAAGATGAGATGATGGACTTGTATCAGAGTTAGTTCCTGATTCTGATCACTGTAGTGCATGTATGTCAGAGAATGTCCTCAGATTGGAAATGGGCATTATTATGTCATCAACtttgaaacatttcagaaaaattctgTTTGCCTACCTATCTATGGAGagaatgaatgataaagaaaattcggcaaaatattaatatttggggAATTTGGTTATAGGTATACAATAATTCTTTGTGTTATTGGAACttcttttatgttatataaatgttatgttatgtaaatcagaaattatttaaaatttttttaaaatttatttttggcataacagtattcattattttttcaccacacccagtgctccatgcaatctgtgccctctataatgcccaccacttggtaccccaacctcccacctacctgtcaattcaaacccctcagattgttttttagagtccatagtctctcatggttcacctccccttccaacttcctccaactcccttctcctctctaactccccatgtcctccatgcgaTTTGTtacactccacaaataagtgaaaccttataattgactctctctgcttgacttatttcactcagaataatctcttccagtcccgtccatgttgctacaaaagttgggtattcatcctttctgatggaggcagaatactccatagtggatatggaccacatcttccttatccattcatccgttgaagggcatcttggttctttccacagtttggtgaccgtggccattgctgctataaacattggggtacagatggcccttcttttcactacatctgtatatttggggtaaatacccaggagtacaattgcagggtcatagggaagttctgcttttaatttcttgaggaatatccacactcttctccaaagtggctgcaccaacttgcattcccaccaacagtgtaagagggttcccctttctccacatcccctccaacacatgctgtttcctgttttgttaattttggccattctaactggtgtaaggtgatatctcaatgtggttttaatttgaatctccctgatggctagtgataatgaacttttttcatgtgtctgatagccatttgtctgcacaggaaaggaaacagtcaaaaaaacaaagaggcaacccatggaatgggagaagatacttgcaaatgacagtacagacaaaaggttgatatccaggatctataatgaactcctcaaactcaacacacacaaaacagacaagcatatcaaaaaattggcagaagatatgaacagacagttctccaatgaaaacatacaaatggctatcagaaattatttaaaaatttaaaattaaaatattttgcaagttAGATAGCTTATTGTTTAGTTTattctgtgtgagtgtgtgtgtgtgtgtgtgtgtgtgtataggaatattttatatttagttggCTTTGAGTCTTATTTATAAAGTTTGTGGTAATCACCAAATGGCTGCACCATCATTTATGAAAGTTGTCTACTGATAAGTATTTGGactgtttttaaataatgttacAGTAACTAACCTTGATTTAAGTTTGTGCAACCAAACTAGGATTTATTTCCAGAAATGAAACTGCTTGTTCAAATGTGGGAATTTCTAAAGGGATAGATAATATCAGATTGCCCTTCATAAAATGTGTACTCATTTGTACTCTCAACAATTTTGTCCTTCCcatgaaatattttgttaaatttgttaatGTAATAGTTGAAAAAATGGTAGatccaaaaattttaatttacacttctattatttctgaggttgggtgtatttttatatatttaaaagcca
This sequence is a window from Mustela nigripes isolate SB6536 unplaced genomic scaffold, MUSNIG.SB6536 HiC_scaffold_148, whole genome shotgun sequence. Protein-coding genes within it:
- the LOC132008382 gene encoding olfactory receptor 4X2-like codes for the protein MANTHNVTEFIFLGLSPNQKVQKLFFVLFLLLYLAVVLGNFLIVLTVMTSRSLGSPMYFFLSYLSFVEISYSSTIAPKLIKDLLAERKAISLWGCMTQLFFMHFFGGTEIFLLTVMAYDRYVAICRPLNYTTIMNRQVCAVLVGMAWAGGFVHSFAQILLIFHLPFCGPNVIDHYFCDLLPLLKLACSDTFLIGLLIVANGGTLSVISFVIILASYMAILLHLRTRSSEGRSKALSTCGSHITVVTLFFGPCIFIYLRPSTTLSIDKTVAVFYTVITPLLNPVIYSLRNAEVKKAMKKLWIRTMKLDKK